From the genome of Paramagnetospirillum magnetotacticum MS-1, one region includes:
- a CDS encoding methyl-accepting chemotaxis protein: MRVRDLGIGAKVYSVVAFLSVVALAIGALAVDAARDMDLTGDALEVAYERVALAEHTEAKVLSAVMDSRGIYMSANDKDVAKYAAPLKLTLSEIEKLKPKWIELWGNDQKVSPLIVQLDDFVRIRTELVRLAEKEGASVARIYGDNDASRSNRKKFSDGVAALGKSAHEEARSLRASQDGKIHLTITLSIVGTLCGVLIAGAMSMFAVSQYLVKPMRGLTKTMKELAGGNLNVDVLFTDQTDEMGVMARTLEVFKATSVEKVRAEAEAKEVERRAAAEHRQILGQMADKFEAEVSCVVADVSSAAQTLQVSAQSMSAIADQVSIRSTSVAGASHQAATNVSTVAAATEELSSSVAEISRQVDESASVAKDAVKEASETNIIVSGLADAVSRIGDIVNLINDIASQTNLLALNATIEAARAGEAGKGFAVVANEVKHLATQTGKATEEIAHQIGMVQSETARASTAIHSIGRTIQRMDEISASISMSVDQQRAATDEIAQNVEQAARGTQEVSGSISDVMSAATEATSASTDVLTSAKELAKDSSKLKNAVNEFLSSVRVG, from the coding sequence ATGCGGGTAAGGGATTTAGGAATTGGCGCAAAGGTCTATTCCGTAGTCGCATTTCTGTCCGTGGTCGCTTTGGCGATTGGTGCGTTGGCTGTTGATGCCGCTCGCGATATGGACCTCACTGGGGATGCCTTGGAAGTCGCCTACGAGCGCGTCGCACTGGCGGAGCATACCGAGGCGAAAGTACTCTCTGCGGTAATGGACTCTCGTGGGATCTATATGTCTGCCAACGATAAGGACGTTGCCAAGTATGCCGCGCCGCTCAAATTAACGCTCTCTGAGATCGAGAAGCTCAAGCCAAAATGGATTGAACTATGGGGGAATGACCAGAAAGTTTCCCCTTTAATAGTACAACTTGATGATTTTGTCCGCATCCGCACAGAGCTTGTTAGATTGGCCGAAAAAGAGGGCGCTTCTGTTGCGCGTATTTATGGAGATAATGACGCATCTCGCTCTAATAGGAAAAAATTTTCAGATGGAGTAGCCGCATTGGGCAAATCAGCCCACGAGGAGGCCCGCTCATTGCGCGCCTCTCAGGATGGAAAAATACATCTCACAATTACGCTTTCAATTGTGGGGACTTTATGTGGTGTTCTAATCGCTGGTGCAATGTCTATGTTTGCCGTCTCGCAATATCTGGTTAAGCCGATGCGCGGACTTACGAAAACTATGAAAGAACTTGCTGGCGGCAACCTGAACGTAGATGTTCTGTTCACTGATCAGACGGATGAAATGGGCGTTATGGCACGCACATTGGAGGTGTTTAAGGCTACTTCTGTTGAAAAAGTGCGAGCGGAAGCGGAAGCGAAGGAGGTCGAGCGCCGCGCAGCAGCTGAACACCGCCAGATCCTTGGGCAAATGGCGGATAAATTTGAGGCTGAAGTTTCCTGTGTCGTTGCTGATGTTAGCTCGGCGGCTCAAACCCTCCAAGTATCGGCGCAATCGATGTCCGCCATCGCAGATCAAGTTTCAATAAGGTCGACCTCTGTCGCAGGAGCCTCCCATCAAGCGGCGACTAATGTTTCAACAGTTGCTGCAGCTACTGAAGAATTATCGAGTTCTGTTGCTGAAATAAGCAGGCAAGTTGATGAGTCTGCATCGGTTGCGAAAGATGCAGTGAAAGAAGCATCGGAAACTAATATTATTGTCAGTGGTTTAGCTGATGCGGTTTCTCGCATTGGTGACATCGTCAACCTTATCAATGACATTGCGAGCCAAACCAATCTCTTGGCGCTAAATGCAACCATTGAAGCGGCCAGAGCGGGAGAGGCGGGTAAAGGCTTTGCGGTTGTGGCCAATGAGGTGAAGCATCTGGCGACCCAAACAGGCAAGGCAACGGAGGAAATTGCTCATCAAATTGGAATGGTACAGTCAGAGACCGCGCGGGCCAGCACTGCGATCCATTCTATCGGGCGGACCATTCAGCGGATGGATGAAATTTCGGCATCCATATCCATGTCAGTTGATCAACAGCGTGCAGCAACCGATGAGATTGCTCAGAACGTCGAGCAAGCGGCCAGAGGGACACAGGAAGTTTCTGGCAGTATTTCTGACGTAATGAGTGCTGCCACCGAAGCGACTTCCGCATCTACAGACGTTTTGACTTCTGCGAAGGAATTGGCTAAGGACTCCAGCAAGCTGAAGAATGCAGTAAATGAATTTCTGAGTAGTGTTCGTGTCGGATAA